The Bacteroides fragilis NCTC 9343 genome includes the window ATGGTGGACGTGCGGCGAACCTGAAGTTGGAGCAGTCCGGTATCAAGTTTGCCACTCCGACCGTCAATAAGATTAATGCCCTCCCTGAATCACCCACGGAGGTGGCCGAGCGTATGATGATGATCGAGCGTCTGGGAGGTGTGCTGAAGTATTCGGACGTAGCGGACCGTGTGTTCCGTTGCAATCTGCTGATGATCGATCTGCACTTCCCTCGTGTGCTGGCAGAGATGGTGCGTATGATGCACCTGGACGGCATCACACGCGTCAGTGAACTGACCGAACAGATGAAGATCATAAATCCTCTCAAGATAAAAGAGGAGCTGATCAGCAAGCATGGCTTTTACGAGTTTAAAATGAAGCAGTTTCTGCTGGCACTTGCCTTGGGTATGCGTCCGGCCAAAATATACAATGGGACCGATTCGGCAGTTGAAGGTATATTGCTGGTCGATGGTAAAGGTGAGGTACTGTGCTATCATAAATCGGAAAAGAAAACATTTGAGGACTTTCTTTATCTGAATTCGCGTCTCGAAAAGGGAGCGGTTGATAAAGACAAGTATGGCTTCCTCGAGAGAGAGAACGGAGTGTATTATTTCAAACTGAATGTAAAGATTGGGTTGATTAAAAGATAAATCCGATTGGCAGGAGAATAGATAATGAAGACAAATGAAGTTTTAGAGACCATTAAGGCACGGCGTAGTGTACGTGCGTATGATCGAAAGCAGATTCCGGCGGATGACTTGAACGCCATCCTGGAAGCGGGTGCTTACGCGCCGAGCGGCATGCATTATGAAACGTGGCATTTTACTGCCGTCTGTAATACAGTGAAACTGGAAGAACTGAATGAACGGATCAAAGGGGCATTTGCCAAAAGTGATGACAAGCATCTTCGGGAACGGGGGCACAGTGAGACGTATTGCTGTTACTATCATGCCCCAACCTTGGTCATCGTGTCCAATGAACCCAAGCAATGGTGGGCCGGGATGGATTGTGCCTGTGCTATCGAGAATATGTTTCTGGCAGCCACTTCACTGGGCATCGCTTCCTGTTGGATCAATCAGCTCGGTACGACCTGTGATGATCCGGAGGTACGGGCCTATCTGACTTCTCTCGGAGTGCCCGAAAATCATAAAGTTTATGGTTGCGTAGCTTTGGGATATAAAGCGGAAGGCGCATTGTTGAAAGAAAAGACAGTTAAAGCCGGTACGATAACCATCGTGGAATAGGATATTAAGATTCACCACAGAGTTTCACAGAGTTTAAATTGACCACAGAGTCTCACAGAGTTTATCTTTTATGATTTCTACTCTGTGATACTCCGTGCTACTCTGTGGTGAATCGTGAATCAGTTGTTGCTTAGCTTACTTCAGTCGAAGCAGCCGTAGCATGTGGGCAGCAGTTTGCGATCGCCCAGCGTATTATCTACACGGGCTACATTTACCCAGAACTTATTCTCACGCACACTCTCTATCGGATATGCGGCTTTTTCACGCGTATAGCAGTGTTCCCACTGATCGCTTACTACTTCATATTCAGGGTGCGGAGCATTTATCAGTACATTGTCTTCCTTATCGGCTTCACCGTTTTTCACTTCCTGAATTTCATTCCAGATGGTCAACATCGTAAGGACGAAGTTATCCAGTTCGGAGAGGCTTTCGCTTTCAGTGGGCTCGATCATCAGTGTGCCGTGCACGGGGAAGGAGAGGGTAGGAGCATGATAGCCGTAGTCCATCAGGCGTTTGGCAATATCATTTTCGCTGATACCGGTTTCTTCGTATACCTTGCGACATTCCAGAATCATCTCGTGTCCCACAAAGCCGTTGGCTCCCCGGTATACAATGCCATACGTATCTTTCAGGCAAGCAGCCAGATAGTTTGCATTGAGAATGGCTGTCTTGGTTGCCATTGTCAGTCCTTCGGCACCCATCATACGGATATAGCCGTAGGTGATAGGCAGAATACCGGCACTGCCAAACGGTGCGGCGGATACTTCGTTCTGTGAGTTGCCAAACAGTCCGTGTCCCGGAAGGAACGGTACCAGATGTTCCGCTACACAGATCGGGCCTACGCCGGGGCCGCCTCCTCCGTG containing:
- a CDS encoding HpaII family restriction endonuclease — translated: MAFEATKREWSELYVFFRLLADGKVSLGTPQAKKEDEKYRPIAMIQREEHDGTRRYYIEEEVIRMEGEKVEKSIPREDFTTVADLILDAIKNSSADEVTSPDGVEEFLDEAGIFDLEARTEDRTDFSIAFWHPEAPLAGFNVRSRLSAMNPLLDGGRAANLKLEQSGIKFATPTVNKINALPESPTEVAERMMMIERLGGVLKYSDVADRVFRCNLLMIDLHFPRVLAEMVRMMHLDGITRVSELTEQMKIINPLKIKEELISKHGFYEFKMKQFLLALALGMRPAKIYNGTDSAVEGILLVDGKGEVLCYHKSEKKTFEDFLYLNSRLEKGAVDKDKYGFLERENGVYYFKLNVKIGLIKR
- a CDS encoding nitroreductase family protein produces the protein MKTNEVLETIKARRSVRAYDRKQIPADDLNAILEAGAYAPSGMHYETWHFTAVCNTVKLEELNERIKGAFAKSDDKHLRERGHSETYCCYYHAPTLVIVSNEPKQWWAGMDCACAIENMFLAATSLGIASCWINQLGTTCDDPEVRAYLTSLGVPENHKVYGCVALGYKAEGALLKEKTVKAGTITIVE